The Besnoitia besnoiti strain Bb-Ger1 chromosome Unknown contig00014, whole genome shotgun sequence genome contains a region encoding:
- a CDS encoding putative sulfite oxidase (encoded by transcript BESB_026610) translates to MSARTGTASVCPASSSFLARPLAKNRPEEDLLLQIRLSEVRGTGESGKRRKIFKELSPEEGFPLSFWPFSVAVLLLAAPAYASSRSPPSRSLSPHRASFRDHHAAKNGSYLPWLWRFRRLAVSRCKSLDLDSVTPPRVAVPSPSSAPSLFSSSSALSSPLSAASALSPSDSPTTGSSDASAAPSSSSLPASPSSAPSSVSSSSSSASPSVSSVPPLPASAPPPSSPAFPQAGSVREGLPFYKTSDLRQHGTEGAGHRLWVAYRHGVYDVTDFIEKHPGGRERLLLAVGRELDPFWLVYGQHNLAAVHELLESMRIGNYEKEGIELDRDSPIGDAYANEPSRHPALTVRSERPFNAETPLPLLTDDFYTPNDLFFVRNHLPVPKVEPESYEVEIEIEFPNGERKHLASLTLPELKTNFYPHYVPCAIQCAGNRRDDFNLKTPKQVKGLEWQGGAIGNALWTGCLLADVLRHCGIDEKKARKLGIRHVHFEGHDCDPLTGTRYAASIPVHRAILGRTLEGLSARDATAKEPFSSATSFGSRDVLLAYEMNGKDLPVDHGAPVRVIVPGAVGARSVKWLKKITLSPRESDSHWQQQDYKIMSPNDTPSSTEEWRSKPSILDLPIQSAICLPTPHSILPPGADEVDLKGYAWCGGGTRVVRVDVSLDGGKTWVTADLQLRPDEEEEEDSDDARKTETPARDEPEPDKAWSWVLWTATLPLPSSSVLAALAGSSSSACSQPNSRSTEERREKLKNGLIPLQLLCRAVDAKSNSQPETCGPLWNSRGCLNNSWHAVTVYVSPPGGIPAAKEEQKM, encoded by the exons ATGTCAGCGCGCACGGGCACAGCTTCAGTTTGCCCTGCTAGTTCCTCCTTTTTGGCTCGTCCGCTCGCGAAAAACAGACCCGAGGAAGACTTGCTGTTGCAGATCCGGCTCAGCGAAGTCAGAGGGACAGGAGAGAGCGGTAAGCGAAGGAAAATATTCAAGGAGCTCTCCCCAGAGGAGGGCTTCCCCCTTTCCTTCTGGCCATTCTCCGTCGCTGTGCTCCTTCTTGCGGCTCCTGCCTACGCGTCGTCGCGTTCGCCCCCATCCCGTTCTCTCTCCCCACATCGCGCGTCCTTTCGAGATCATCACGCCGCAAAGAACGGCTCTTACCTGCCTTGGCTGTGGCGGTTTCGTCGGCTAGCCGTCTCCCGTTGCAAGAGCCTTGACCTGGATTCGGTCACTCCACCTCGCGTCGCTGtgccgtctccttcttccgccccttctcttttctcctcgtcatcagctctctcctcccccctTTCTGCCGCTTCTGCTTTGTCGCCTTCTGATTCCCCTACCACGGGATCATCTgatgcgtctgcagcgccttcgtcctcatCTCTTCCTGCATCACCTTCGTCAGCGCCGTCGTCTgtttcgtcgtcttcttcctctgcttcgccttctgtctcctctgtgccTCCACTGCCAGCTTccgctccgcctccgtcctcgcctgcctttCCGCAAGCGGGGAGCGTGCGCGAGGGCCTGCCGTTTTACAAAACCTCAGATTTGCGGCAACACGGGACGGAGGGCGCGGGGCATCGCCTCTGGGTTGCTTATCGCCATGGCGTCTACGACGTCACTGATTTCATTGAGAAACATCCCGGAGGGCGAGAACGTCTGCTGCTCGCTGTGGGCAGAGAGCTGGATCCATTTTGGCTGGTGTATGGACAGCACAACTTGGCTGCGGTTCACGAGCTCCTCGAGTCGATGCGCATCGGCAACTACGAAAAGGAAGGAATTGAGTTGGACCGAGATTCGCCCATAGGCGACGCCTACGCCAACGAACCGTCGCGCCATCCTGCGCTAACTGTACGAAGCGAAAGACCTTTtaacgcagagacgcctctTCCCCTGTTGACGGACGATTTCTACACACCAAACGACTTGTTCTTCGTTAGAAACCACTTGCCTGTACCCAAG GTTGAACCGGAATCCTACGAGGTCGAGATCGAGATTGAATTCCCCAatggagagaggaagcaccTGGCGTCGCTCACACTCCCCGAGCTGAAGACCAACTTCTATCCGCACTACGTACCCTGTGCCATTCAGTGTGCAGGAAATCGTAGAGATGATTTTAACCTGAAAACTCCCAAGCAAGTCAAAG GGCTGGAGTGGCAAGGAGGCGCAATTGGAAATGCTCTATGGACAG GCTGTCTGCTCGCAGACGTTTTACGGCACTGCGGCATCGACGAAAAGAAGGCCAGAAAACTGGGGATTCGTCACGTCCATTTTGAAGGCCA CGACTGCGACCCTCTAACGGGGACGCGCTACGCAGCTTCCATTCCCGTCCATCGCGCAATCTTAGGCCGGACGCTGGAGGGGCTaagcgcgcgagacgcaacCGCGAAGGAGCCCTTCTCGTCGGCGACAAGCTTCGGCAGTCGCGACGTGCTTCTCGCCTACGAAATGAATGGCAAGGACCTCCCGGTGGACCACGGCGCCCCGGTCCGCGTGATCGTGCCAGGCGCTGTCGGCGCGAGGTCTGTAAAGTGGCTGAAGAAAATTACCCTCAGCCCCCGTGAGAGCGATTCGCATTGGCAGCAACAAGACTACAA GATCATGTCTCCGAACGATACCCCTTCGAGCACTGAAGAGTGGCGATCTAAACCTTCGATTCTAGATCTTCCAATTCAGTCGGCAATCTGCCTTCCAACGCCACACTCGATCCTTCCCCCGGGTGCTGACGAGGTCGACCTCAA GGGCTACGCttggtgcggcggcggaacgcgcgtcgtccgcgtggACGTTTCACTTGACGGCGGCAAGACGTGGGTGACGGCAGATCTCCAGCTCCGCCcggatgaagaggaagaagaagatagcgacgacgcgcgcaaaacggagacgccagcgcgagACGAACCAGAGCCTGACAAAGCTTGGTCCTG GGTTCTTTGGACAGCCACGCTTCCACTTCCCTCCTCCAGTGTTCTGGCCGCCTTAGCaggctcttcctcctctgcctgctCGCAGCCGAATTCAAGGAGCACTGAAGAACGCCGAGAGAAGCTGAAAAACGGCTTGAtccctctgcagctgctgtgtCGCGCTGTGGACGCTAAGAGCAACTCGCAGCCCGAAACGTGTGGGCCGCTGTGGAACTCTCGAGGGTGTCTCAACAACTCTTGGCACGCGGTGACTGTCTATGTGTCGCCCCCGGGGGGGATCCCGGCGGCGAAAGAGGAACAGAAAATGTGA